From one Streptomyces sp. CA-210063 genomic stretch:
- a CDS encoding TerD family protein has translation MAVSLSKGGNVSLTKEAPGLTAVTVGLGWDVRTTTGTDFDLDASAIAVNPQGKVYSDGHFVFFNNKQTPDQTIVHTGDNRTGEGAGDDEAINVNLAGLPADIDKIVFPVSIYDAENRSQNFGQVRNAYIRIINQAGGAELARYDLSEDAATETAMVFGELYRNGAEWKFRAVGQGYASGLVGIAQDFGVSV, from the coding sequence ATGGCTGTAAGCCTGTCCAAGGGTGGCAACGTCTCGCTCACCAAGGAGGCTCCGGGCCTGACCGCCGTCACCGTGGGGCTCGGCTGGGACGTCCGCACCACCACCGGCACGGACTTCGACCTCGACGCCTCCGCGATCGCGGTCAACCCCCAGGGCAAGGTCTACTCGGACGGCCACTTCGTCTTCTTCAACAACAAGCAGACGCCGGACCAGACCATCGTCCACACCGGCGACAACCGCACGGGTGAGGGCGCGGGCGACGACGAGGCGATCAACGTCAACCTGGCGGGCCTCCCCGCCGACATCGACAAGATCGTCTTCCCGGTCTCCATCTACGACGCGGAGAACCGCTCGCAGAACTTCGGCCAGGTCCGCAACGCCTACATCCGCATCATCAACCAGGCCGGCGGCGCCGAGCTCGCCCGCTACGACCTCTCCGAGGACGCCGCCACCGAAACCGCCATGGTCTTCGGCGAGCTCTACCGCAACGGCGCCGAGTGGAAGTTCCGCGCCGTGGGCCAGGGCTACGCCTCGGGCCTCGTCGGCATCGCCCAGGACTTCGGCGTCAGCGTCTGA
- the arfB gene encoding alternative ribosome rescue aminoacyl-tRNA hydrolase ArfB: MSGPHVIRGSVSLPEAELMWRFSRSSGPGGQHVNTSDSQVELRFDLANTEALPEVWKARALERLAGRLVDGVVSVRASEHRSQWRNRETAAVRLAALLAEATAPPPRPRRATRIPRGINERRLREKKQRSDTKRGRSGRDWG; the protein is encoded by the coding sequence ATGTCCGGTCCCCACGTCATCCGCGGCTCCGTCTCGCTTCCCGAGGCCGAGCTCATGTGGCGTTTCTCCCGGTCCTCCGGTCCCGGCGGACAACATGTCAACACCAGCGACTCGCAGGTCGAGCTGCGGTTCGACCTCGCGAACACCGAGGCGCTGCCCGAGGTGTGGAAGGCGCGGGCGCTGGAGCGGCTCGCCGGTCGGCTCGTCGACGGGGTCGTCAGCGTGCGGGCCTCCGAGCACCGTTCCCAGTGGCGAAACCGGGAGACCGCCGCCGTACGTCTCGCCGCGTTGCTCGCGGAGGCGACCGCGCCGCCGCCCAGGCCGCGGCGGGCGACCCGGATCCCGAGGGGGATCAACGAGCGGCGGCTGCGGGAGAAGAAGCAGCGGTCCGACACCAAGCGGGGGCGGTCGGGGCGCGACTGGGGGTGA
- a CDS encoding flavin reductase family protein, protein MTPTPSAVPLAPSPVSAEGTPGAPGPVGGGHAEGVSEDEFRAAMSRLAAGVVLVTAHEPALDPEGPRGEDVGMTATSFMSVSLDPPLVMVGLREGSRMDDLLAEQPLWAVSVLSEHHRTIAGRFAMKGRVSDRLLFADIPYIRGEASGAPLIADALTTLECRTEQRVPAGDHTLVIGRVLTTRVPGTDGGPLTYFRGRYRQLG, encoded by the coding sequence ATGACACCGACTCCCTCCGCCGTTCCTCTCGCACCTTCGCCTGTGTCGGCGGAGGGCACCCCTGGCGCCCCCGGTCCCGTCGGCGGCGGGCATGCTGAGGGGGTGAGCGAAGACGAGTTCCGTGCCGCGATGTCCCGGCTGGCGGCGGGTGTGGTCCTGGTGACCGCGCACGAACCGGCGCTGGATCCGGAGGGACCGCGTGGTGAGGACGTCGGCATGACGGCCACGTCCTTCATGTCCGTGTCCCTCGACCCGCCCCTCGTCATGGTCGGCCTCCGCGAGGGCTCCCGCATGGACGACCTCCTCGCCGAGCAGCCCCTGTGGGCCGTCTCCGTCCTCTCCGAGCACCACCGCACCATCGCCGGCCGCTTCGCCATGAAGGGCCGGGTGAGCGACCGCCTCCTCTTCGCGGACATCCCGTACATCCGCGGCGAGGCCAGCGGAGCCCCCCTGATCGCCGACGCCCTCACCACCCTCGAATGCCGCACCGAACAACGCGTGCCCGCCGGCGACCACACACTGGTGATCGGCCGCGTCCTGACCACGAGGGTGCCGGGCACGGACGGCGGCCCGCTGACGTATTTCCGGGGCCGGTACAGGCAGTTGGGCTGA